The genomic stretch CAGGATGCCGACCTCGGGATGCTCTTCCCGGATCTTGGCGGCCGCCTGCAGCCCTTCGACCGTGTTGGTCGGCGGCATGCGGATGTCCACGATCGCCAGCGCCGGCTGGGCCTCGCGTACCAGCTCCAGCAGCTGCTCGCCATCGCCGGCCTGTCCGACCACGTCCAGGCCGGAACGCTGCAGCAGGCTGGCGAGCCCCTCGCGCAGCAATACGTCGTCGTCGGCGAGAACCACTCCAGTACTGGTCACACCAGCATTATCGGACCCTCTCCGGCGGCCGGTACACTCCCGCCATGGGCGTCGGCCGGGCACCGCGGCCGGCGAGCAACGCCGGTCATGGCTTGACACTGCGTGCCGTGGCGACGGGAGCCGTGCTCGCGCTCATCGTGGGCGGTGCGTTCGCCGTCCTGCTGGCCTCGATCTCCGACCTGCGCCAAGCCCAGCTCCGCGAGCAACGCTCCGCAGAGGTCATGACCATGGCCAACCGGCTGGAACGTCTGATCATCGACATGGAGACGGGCCAGCGCGGCTTCGCCCTCACCGGCCAGGAACAGTTCCTCCAGCCGTGGCGCGACGCCATCGCGGTCTTCCCGGGGCGGGCGAGCGCGCTGGAGCGGCTGGTGGCCGACGTCCCCGCCCAGCAGGACTTGGCCAGGGAGATCACCGCCGCGGGCAGCTCCTACATCAACGACTACTCCGTCCCTCTGGTCGCGGCCCTCCGCCGCGGCTCCTCCAGCGAGGGCGCCGCGGCGACCGTGCCGGCGACCTTGGAGGGAAAACGCCGGGTGGACGCGATGCGCGGCGACTTCGACGAGCTGGTGGCGTCCGCGCGGTCGCTGACCAGGACCGAGCGGCAGCGCACCGACGCGGCGGCGCGCCGGGCGATCGCCGTGGGAGTGGCGGGCCTGATCGCGTCGGTCGCCCTGATCGGCGCCTACTCCGGCTACCTCACCCGAGCGGTGGTCTTCCCGGTGCGCCGCGTTGCCGGAGCCGCCGCGCGGCTGGCGGCCGGCGAGCTCCAGGCACGCGTGCCCGAGCGCGGCGTCGGCGAGATCGGCGTGCTCGAACGCGGCTTCAACACGATGGCGGAAACCCTGGCCCGCCAGCGGGAGGAGCTGGCCGCCTCCCGCTCGCGTATCGTCACCTCCGCCGACCAGGCCCGCCGCCGCATCGAACGCGACCTGCACGACGGCATCCAGCAGCGGCTGGTCTCGCTCGTGCTGGACGTGCGCGCCGCCCAGGCCACGTTGCCGCCGGACCGGCCGGAACTCGGCGAACCGCTCGACCAGCTGGCCGACGGGCTGAGGGAGGCGGTCGACGAACTGCGCGAGATCTCCCACGGCATCCACCCGGCGATCCTGACCGAGGCCGGACTGGGCCCGGCGTTGAAGGCGCTGGCCCGCCGCAGCCCTGTGCCGGTCGAGCTCAAGGTGAACGTGGCGGACCGGCTGCCCGAACCCGTGGAGGTGGCCGCCTACTACGTCGTCTCCGAGGCGCTCACCAACACGGCCAAACACGCCCGCGCGACGTACGCGATGGTTCGGGCGCATCTGGATGAGGGCGTTCTGCGGCTGGAGATGCAGGACGACGGCGTTGGCGGCGCTGTAGCCGGCCAAGGATCCGGGCTCATCGGGCTCGCCGACCGCGTCGAGGCGCTGGGCGGCACGTTCACCCTGCTCAGCCCTCCCACCCAGGGCACCACGCTGCACGCCGACCTCCCCGTCCCCGGCCGCTGACCGGGACACCAGGGCCGACCTCCCCGTCCCCCGCAGCTGACCGGGACGCCAGGATTCCAGCCAGCCGGTATCCGGGATGGCCGCTGGCCGGGACGACAATCCGGCCGACGGCGCACATCCTGGTGAAAGCCCCGGGGCACCCCCCCGAAAGGAGCACGCCATGAACCTCTTGCCCACCACCTCCACCGAGGTTGCGCCCCACCCCTGGATCAGGCGACCACAGCCCGGCCCCGGCTGGATCCGGATCTTCCTCGGGGGGTTGGTGCTGTGGGTGGCGACCGTGGTGGTCACGTTCGTCACGCAAAACAAGAACCTGGTTCCGACCATCATCCTGGTCGGCAGCTTCCTGGTTCCCGTCACGTTCGTCACCTTCGCCTTCCGGCGCGCCGACGCGGTCGTCACCGCCCAGCGCGTCTTCTCCGCGTTCGTCTACGGCGGCGTGCTGGGCGTGCTGGGCGCCTCGCTCCTGGAGTCGACCCTGCTGACGCACGTGTCGGGCTGGACGTACCTCGTGATCGGGATGATCGAGGAAGGGGTCAAGCTGGCCGCACTATGGCTGATCGCCCGCCGCCTGCCCTTCTACACCGCACGCGACGGCATGGTGCTCGGCGCGGCCGTGGGCTTCGGCTTTGCCGCGTTCGAAAGCGCCGGGTACGCCTTCAACGCGCTGTTCACCTCCAGCGGCCTGTCGCTGCTCAACCTGGTCGAGACCGAGGCGTTGCGCGCGGTGCTCGCCCCGGTCGGGCACGGCCTGTGGACCGCGCTGCTGGGCGGCGCCCTGTTCGCGACCGCTTCGCGCAGCCGCAGCGGGCGGCCCCGGCTGCGGCCTCCAGTCGTCGGCTGGTACGTCGTGGTGGTCCTGCTGCACGCCCTGTGGGATGCCTCGCAGGTCGTGGCGGTGTGGCTGACGCTGTTCCTTACCGGTACGAAGGCCCAGTGGGCGGCGATCACCCGACTGGGCGAGCTGCCCGGCGTCACCCAGCCGCAGGTGCACCTGTTCACAGTGGTGAGCTGGACCCTGCTGGCGCTGGACGGGCTGATCGGTCTTGCCCTGCTCCTGCTGCGGTCGCTCTCGCTCCGCCGATGACGGGCGGGCATGCTGTCCGATCATGCCGTCGGAACCCGCCCCGTAAGCTGGGGTGTGTGGCTCCGGTGCTGATCCTGCTCGACGGCGTCCGCTGGCGAGGCTCGCGCGTGGTCGGCGACCGTGCGCAGACCCTGCTGGCGGTGCTCGCGCTGCACGGACGATCAGGCACCAGTGACCGGCGGTTGATCGAGGAGCTGTGGCGTGACGAACCGCCGGCCAACCCCACGAAGGCGTTGCAAGTGGTGGTCTCCCGGACTCGGGCCGCGACCTGCGCCGACGCCGTGGTGCGGACGGCGCGCGGTTACCGGCTCGGGCTTCCGGACGATCAAGTGGACGCGCTTCTGCTCGGCGATCTGGTGCAACGAGCGCGTAGAGCGCTGGGTGAGGGCGAGGCCGCCGTCGCGCAGCGTCTCGCCGAAGAGGCGATAGACCTTGCGGCGAACGGCCTGGCGACGTCCACCGGCCCCCTTGCCGACCTGATGGCCGTCGCCGCCGGACAGCTGGCCGAGGCGCGCCACGTACTGGCCGTCGCGCGAGGCAGCAGCGGCGACCACACAGGCGCGTTGCCCCTGCTGGAGCAGGCAGTGGCTGTACGACCGTACGATGAAGAACTGCTCGCATGCCTGCTGCGCAGCGAGGCCGCGGTACGCGGGGCGGCCGCGGCGCTGGAACGCTACGAGCGCTATCGCACCGGCTTGGCCGAGCGCCTCGGCACAGATCCCGGGCCCGAGCTCGCCCGCGTCCATGCCGGATTGCTGGCCGCAGATCGGCCGGTCCGCGAGGGCATCCTGTTCGACGGCTCCTCGCTGCTCGGCCGCGACGACGACATCCGCGCGATCCAGGCCTTGTTGCAGAACAACCGGGTGCTCTCCATCATCGGTCCGGGTGGGCTGGGCAAGACGCGGCTGGCCCACGTGGTGGGCAGGAACGCCGCGCAACCCATCGCCCACTTCGTCGAGCTCGTCGGTGTCTCCTCACCCGAGGGCGTGGTCGGCGAGGTCGGCTCGGCGCTCGGGGTTCGCGACTCGGTCAGCGGGCGGCGCGTCCTCACCCCCGAACAACGCGCCGACGTTCGCACCCGGATCGCCCAGCACCTCAACCAGGCGCCGGCACTGCTCATCCTGGACAACTGCGAGCACGTGATCGAGGCCGTCGCCGACCTGGTCGCCTTCCTCACCGCCACCACCCGTGACCTGCGGGTGCTCACCACCTCCCGCGCCCCCTTGTCGATCCCCGCCGAGCGGGTCTACCTTCTGGGCGAGCTGCGGCCCGGCGACGCCGTGGAGCTGTTCCGGCAGCGCGCCGTAGCCGCACGCCCCGATGTGCGGATCGATGAGAAGACGGCCGTCGAGATCGTCACCCGGCTCGACGGGCTGCCGCTCGCGATCGAGCTGGCCGCGGCCAAGGTGCGCGTGATGTCCGTGGAGGAGATCGGGCGGCGCTTGGCGGACCGGTTCGCCCTGCTGCGCGGCGGGAATCGCAGCGCTCCCGACCGGCACCAGACGCTCCTCGCGGTCATCGACTGGTCCTGGAACCTGCTGAACGATCCGGAACAGCGGGCCCTGCGCTGGCTCTCGCTCTTCGGCGACGGCTTCACGCTGGCCGCTGCCGAGCACGTGCTGGGGGCCGACGCTCTGCATGCCGTACAGGCACTGACCGAGCAGTCCCTGCTGACCGTCCGGGAGACCAGGTACGGCCTTCGCTACCGGATGCTGGAGACGGTCAGGGAGTTCGGCCGGATGCGATTGCTGGAGGCCGGCGACGATGAGACAGCGCGGGCGGCGCAACGGGCTTGGGCAACGGATTACGCCCTGGAGAACGGCGCCGTGCTGTTCGGCCCTTCCCAGCTCGCGGCCGTCGACGCGCTGCGGGCCGAGGAGAGCAACCTGGCCGAGCTGCTCCGCCAGGCGCTCGGTGAGCCCCACCCGGCCACGGCGGTCCAACTGCTGGCCGGAGTAGGTGCGCTGTGGACAGTCCGCGGCGACCACCCCAGGATCATCACCCTCAGAGAGGCGATCACGCAGGCGGTCACCGACTGGTATCCGCCGCCAGAGCTTGAAGACGTGACCCGGGTGGCCCTGCTGGTCGCTCTCATGAACATCATGGTCCTCACCGACCATCGCGACGAGGGACTGGCCGCCCTGCTCAGCAGGCTGCCCGTCCGTGACACAACGGACACCCGCATCGCGGCAATGGCTACGGTGATGCTCGCATGCGACCCATCCGAAGGCGCCGATTTCCACCACCGGCTCGAGAAACTCTCCAGGAGCGCCGACCGTGACGTAGCGCTGATGGCGGCGCAGATGAGATCCCACATCCTGGAGAACGCGGGCGACCCGGCAGGGGCAGTCGCGGCAGCCGAGCGAGCTCTGGCACTGATACGCGAGGACGACGGACCGTGGTTCGCGGCGACCTTGCATGCCATACTGGCGCACCTGCTCATGCGGCTCGGCGACCACCGGCGGGCGGTCGGCCACGCGCGCACCGCCCTTCCGGTTCTGAGCCGGTTCGGCGCCACGGACGACGAGACTCAGCTACGGTCAGTGCTGATGGTGGCCGCGCTCGCCGAAGGCGACCTTGCGACCGCGGAAGCCGAGCTCATGGAGATCTCTCGGATGAGCGACAGCGAGGCGGTCCTCGGCGGGCTGGCGATCGTCCCGCTGTGCGCCGCCGAACTCGCCCTCGCCCGCGGCCAGACCGCCGACGCTCTGGCGGAATACCGCTTGGCCGTAGAACGGGCACGTGACATGCGCCTGCCCGGGATGCCGCAGACAGGATTCGAGCCGTGGGTGGTCACCGCCGAGGCACGCGCCCTGACGGCGCACGCCTACCACGCCGGGCCGGCAGACCTCTCGTACGGCGAAGAGTTGTTTCACTCCTGTGCCTCGGTCCGTGCCAACGACGTGCTGTCCGCGGGAAGCCCTTCCCTCGACTACCCGGTGTGGGGGTCGATGCTTTTCGCCTTCGGCGTCTGGGGGCTGTTGCGCGGTGCCATGGCGCCCGGCGACGCGGTCAGGTTGCTGGTGCTGGCCGAGCGGTTCGCCTACAACCACATGCCCAGCATGTCCTTCGAGCGGATCGAACCGTACGCCGAAGAGGCCGCGCCCGGGATGATCGCCGCCGTGCGCGCCCAGTACGGCGATCGGCGTGGCGCGGACCTTCTCGACGAGGCACGCAGGCTCGTCGAGAAGGTGTCAGATGTGCCGCTTGTAGCTGCGCACCGACAGCGGCGCGAAGATCGCGATGACGACCAGGCAGGCCACGAGCGTCCAGGCCACCGCTCCGCTGACGAGACCGCTGTTGGCCAGGTCACGAGCGGCCGTGACCAGGTGTGAGACCGGGTTGATCCGGACGAAGCCGGCAAGCCAGTCCGGCAGGGTCTCGATCGGAACGAAGGCGTTGGACAGGAACGTCAGCGGGAACAGGATCATCATGGAGATGCCCTGCACGGCCTGGGCGCTTCGGGCAATCGTGCCGACCCAGGTGAAGACCCACGCCAGCGACCAGCCGGTGAAAATCGCCAGCAGGATCGCGGCGAGCACACCGTGCGCTCCCCCGCCGGGCCGGTAACCCATCAGCAGACCCATGCCGAAGGTCAGGGTCGCCGCGATCGTGTACCGCAGCAGGTCGGCCACCATCGGACCGGCCAGCGGCGCGACCCGGGCGATCGGCAACGACTTGAACCGGTCGAAAACCCCCTTCTCCATGTCCTCGCGTAGTTGCGTCCCCGTGGCCATGCACGTGGTCAGCACGGTCTGGGCGAGGATGCCCGGAATCATCAGCGGCAGATAGCTCTCCACGTCACCAGCGATGGCGCCGCCGAAGATATAGGCGAACATCGCGGTGAACAGGAGGGGCTGCAGCGCCACGTCGAAGAACTGCTCTGGATTGCGGCGCATCTTCCTGAGAGCCCGCCACGCCATCGTGAGGGTCTGGCTGAACGTCTCCTGCATGGAGACATGCGGCCGGGCGGCCTCCACACGGTCCGCCGCCCGCACGGTCTCGCGGGCAGGTGCGATCGTGGTGCTCATCGGTTCTCCTTCGCGTCGGTCTCGTTGTCGCCGGCTTCGTGGCCGGTGAGGGCAAGAAACACCTCGTCCAGGCTGGGCTTGGCCACGCTCACCGAGGAGATCGAGACCCCGGCGGTCCGCAGCGCGATCAGTACGTCGGCTGCCAGGTCGGCCTGGTCGAGAGCGACGTTGAGCCGGCCCTGCTCCGGGCTGAGAACCGGGTCGGAGCGGAGGACGCGCCGAACGACCTCCACGGCAGCGGGCACCTCGCCCGGTTCGGCGAGCAGCAGTTGAAGGGTGGAGTTGCCGACCGTGGTCTTGAGCTGATCAGGGGTTCCCTCGGCCACCTTGCGGCCGTGGTCGATCACGGCGATCCGATCGGCGAGCTGGTCGGCCTCGTCGAGGTACTGCGTGGTCAGCAGCACCGTGCAGCCGTCGGCGACCAGGTCGCGAATGGTCTCCCACATCTGGCCACGGGTGCGCGGATCAAGACCGGTGGTGGGCTCGTCCAGAAAGATCAGCGGTGGTTTGCTGATCAAGCTGGCGGCCAGGTCGAGGCGCCGCCGCATGCCGCCGGAGAACTGCGCGATCGGTTTGTCCGCGGCCTCTTCCAGGCCGAACCGGCCGAGCAACTCGGTGGCGATCCGCCGGGCGCGCGCAGAGGCGACCCCTTGCAGCCGGCCGAAGAGCCAGAGGTTTTCGCGCGCGGTCAGGTTCTCATCGACCGACGCGTACTGTCCGGTGACGCCGACCAGCTGCCGGATCACGTGCGGATTGCCGGCCACGTCGACACCGAAGATCTCGGCACGACCGGCGTCGATCTTCAGCAGGGTGGCCAGCATGCGGAGCGTGGTGGTCTTGCCGGCACCGTTCGGCCCGAGAACGCCGAAGATCTCACCAGGGCGCACAGCCAGGTCGATCCCGTCGACGGCACGCTGATCGCCAAACGACTTCACCAACGCCTCAGCACGGACTGCGAGGTCGGCTCGCCCGGAGAGTGCGAGCCGGCCCCCGGCGCTGTCATGTTCTGTGATGCTCATGGCTTCACATTCGGCGGCCGAGGTTTCACGATGCCCTCGACCTGGTTTCACGACTTCGGCATCGGTTTCACCGCTCACCGAAAGGCTCGCCCACCTCGACCAGGCCGAGACCTACGCCGACCAGGTGGTCGTTATGCGGGACGGGCCGGCATTCGCGTCGGCGGCCGGATCTTCATGGCGCGGGGCCGGCGCCGCGGGGATCGAGCAGGATGATGACGGTCAGCACGGCGATCCAGGCCACGACTGCGGCCAGCAGAAGCCTGTTCAGGGACGGCCGGCGGCGGGAGGACTTCGGAGTCTTCACAGCCACCCGCTCTTGCGCAGCAGCCGGTGCACGATGATCACGGCGATGACCATGACGGTCAGGCTTAAGGGATAGCCGAGCAGCCAGTGCAGTTCGGGCATGTAGTCGAAGTTCATGCCGTAGATCCCGGCGATCATGGTGGGTACGGCGATGAGGGCGGCCCACGAGGAAATCTTGCGCATGTCGGCGTTCTGCTGCATGGCCGCAGCGCTCTGCTCGCGGCCCACCAGGGCCAGGTGCGCGCTCAAGGCGCTGGTCAGCAGCTCGTTGTGCTCGTCAACCTGGGCGTCGACCCGAAGCAGGTGGTCCAGCACGTCGCGGAACTGGTCACGAGCGACCGTGCACAACTCCACCCGGCCCTTGACGATCTCCTCCAGGACCGGCACCAGAGGATCTTGGGCGGCGCGGAACTCCAGCACCTCCCGCTTGAGGGAGTAGATGTCTTCGGTGACATCGGCGTACTCCCCGCTGAACACGCGCCGCTCCAACGCGATGAGGTCGTGCTCGACCTCATGGGAGATGCGGGAGTAGGTGTCGACGACCTGATCACAGATCGCGTACAGCACCCCGGCGGGTCCGGCCGCCAGCAGGTCGGGGTCGGATTCGATGCGCCGGCGCACTCCGGCCAGCGGGTTGCCCTGGCCGTGGCGGACGCTGATGACGAAGTCGCCGCCCAGGAACAGGTTGATCTCGCCGACCTCGATGTCGGAGGTCTCGTCCACGTACAGCAGCGTCTTGAGCACCACGAACAAGGTGTCGTCGTAGCGTTCGAGCTTGGGCCGCTGGTGGGCGTGGATGGCGTCCTCGACCGCCAGGGGGTGCAGCTTCACCTCGCTGGTGATCAGGTCGAACTCCTCCTGGGTGGGCTCGTGCAGGCCGATCCACAGGAAACAGTCGCCTCTGGCGCGGGCTGCGTTGAAGGCGTCGCTGATGTCGCCGGTGATGGTCTCACGTACGCCGTTGCAGTAGACCGCCTTGTCCACAATCACATCAGGCATTGTGACGGATCCGGCGAGTCTGCTGATTTCCTCCGGCCGGCCCTCACGCCATACTCACTGCCGCAGCGGCGTTGGGCACCCGGGCGCTGCCGGTCTGCTTTGGGAAGCCCGTCATGAACTCAGCATGGCGAGGTTGTGCGGCCAGGCCGCCGCTCCCAAGGCCGCATCAGCCGCAGAAGACCCTCCGTACAGGTACGACGGCGACGGCTGCGCAGGAAGCTCACCCGGGAAGCGAGGCCGATGTCCCGCTGAAGGATGACTGACAATGCGGACCTCGCGACGTTTCGCAAGTGCCTCGGCGAACGCCAATGACGGCCACATCTGATCGTCCGCACCCGCGACCAGCAGGACGTCAGCGCGGGCCCGCTCCAGCGGGATCGCCGCTTCAGGTGGAGCGGCAGCGAGACCGCGCTCGTAGAAGGCACGGAAGGACGTGGGCGGTCCGTGATCGGGCCATTCCGCCGGATATGAGGTGAAGGGAAGTGCCTTGCCGTCATCGGATGGACAGTGCGGTCACGCCGTGTTGCGCCAGCAGGTCGCAGCGCTCCGCATCGATCCGACCGCTGGACCCGGTCAGCACCAGAACCCCGACCTCAGCCCCCGGAGAGACCGCCATGTATGTCTCCACCACAGGGACTATGGCCTGTGCCTCAGCTCGCCCCTCAAGGGCCTCGGGAGTTGGGCATCGAGCGCGACTGAGGTGACTCCGCAGCTCTCCCGGCTGACAATGCTGGTCAGGCAGAATCGAGCGCATGAAGTACGTGCTGCTGATCTGTGACGACGAGACGGTCTCGCCGAGCAACGAGGAGCTTGAGGCGGATCCGGTGCACCAGGCGTGGGTGGCGGATGTGAACCGGCGGGGCGGCATGCTCGTCGGCGCACGGTTGCGTCCCGTGGTGGACGCGACCACGGTCCGGGTCCGTGACGGTGAGACCTTGGTCTCGGACGGACCGTTCGCGGAGACCAAGGACTTCGTCGGTGGCCTCGTGATCCTCGAGTGCGCGGACCTGGACGAGGCGATCGCGATCGCCTCGGGTCATCCGTACGCACGCTGGGGCGGCGTCGAGATCCGCCCCGTCTGGGAATGACCTCGCCGAACGACAGCGCAGACGATCGGGTCCGGGCGGCCGTCGATGCGGCGTTCCGGGACGAGTGGGGTCAGGTGGTCGCGACCCTGATCGGGCTGACGGGCGACTGGGACCTGGCCGAGGACTGCGCGCAGGACGCGTTCGCCGCCGCACTGGTCACCTGGCCGCGGGACGGTGTGCCGCGCCGCCCGGGCGCCTGGCTCACCACCACCGCCCGCAACCGCGCGATCGACCGGCTGCGCCGCGACGCCGCCGGTGCGGCCAAGCTGCGCCGGCTCGCCGTGCCGGCCGACGACCCGGACGAGTCGCCGGTGGAGGAGATCCCGGACGAGCGGCTGCGGCTGATCTTCACCTGCTGCCATCCGGCGCTGCCGTTCGCGGCCCGGGTCGCGCTCACCCTGCGTACGCTGGCCGGCCTGACCACCGCCGAGATCGCCCGGGCCTTCCTGACCGCCGAGCCCGCGATGGCCCAGCGCCTGGTCCGCGCCAAGCGCAAGATCGCCGAGGCCGGCATCCCGTACCGCGTACCGTCTGCCGAGCTCCTC from Nonomuraea polychroma encodes the following:
- a CDS encoding CHASE3 domain-containing protein; the encoded protein is MATGAVLALIVGGAFAVLLASISDLRQAQLREQRSAEVMTMANRLERLIIDMETGQRGFALTGQEQFLQPWRDAIAVFPGRASALERLVADVPAQQDLAREITAAGSSYINDYSVPLVAALRRGSSSEGAAATVPATLEGKRRVDAMRGDFDELVASARSLTRTERQRTDAAARRAIAVGVAGLIASVALIGAYSGYLTRAVVFPVRRVAGAAARLAAGELQARVPERGVGEIGVLERGFNTMAETLARQREELAASRSRIVTSADQARRRIERDLHDGIQQRLVSLVLDVRAAQATLPPDRPELGEPLDQLADGLREAVDELREISHGIHPAILTEAGLGPALKALARRSPVPVELKVNVADRLPEPVEVAAYYVVSEALTNTAKHARATYAMVRAHLDEGVLRLEMQDDGVGGAVAGQGSGLIGLADRVEALGGTFTLLSPPTQGTTLHADLPVPGR
- a CDS encoding PrsW family intramembrane metalloprotease, with product MNLLPTTSTEVAPHPWIRRPQPGPGWIRIFLGGLVLWVATVVVTFVTQNKNLVPTIILVGSFLVPVTFVTFAFRRADAVVTAQRVFSAFVYGGVLGVLGASLLESTLLTHVSGWTYLVIGMIEEGVKLAALWLIARRLPFYTARDGMVLGAAVGFGFAAFESAGYAFNALFTSSGLSLLNLVETEALRAVLAPVGHGLWTALLGGALFATASRSRSGRPRLRPPVVGWYVVVVLLHALWDASQVVAVWLTLFLTGTKAQWAAITRLGELPGVTQPQVHLFTVVSWTLLALDGLIGLALLLLRSLSLRR
- a CDS encoding ABC transporter permease; its protein translation is MSTTIAPARETVRAADRVEAARPHVSMQETFSQTLTMAWRALRKMRRNPEQFFDVALQPLLFTAMFAYIFGGAIAGDVESYLPLMIPGILAQTVLTTCMATGTQLREDMEKGVFDRFKSLPIARVAPLAGPMVADLLRYTIAATLTFGMGLLMGYRPGGGAHGVLAAILLAIFTGWSLAWVFTWVGTIARSAQAVQGISMMILFPLTFLSNAFVPIETLPDWLAGFVRINPVSHLVTAARDLANSGLVSGAVAWTLVACLVVIAIFAPLSVRSYKRHI
- a CDS encoding ATP-binding cassette domain-containing protein gives rise to the protein MSGETDAEVVKPGRGHRETSAAECEAMSITEHDSAGGRLALSGRADLAVRAEALVKSFGDQRAVDGIDLAVRPGEIFGVLGPNGAGKTTTLRMLATLLKIDAGRAEIFGVDVAGNPHVIRQLVGVTGQYASVDENLTARENLWLFGRLQGVASARARRIATELLGRFGLEEAADKPIAQFSGGMRRRLDLAASLISKPPLIFLDEPTTGLDPRTRGQMWETIRDLVADGCTVLLTTQYLDEADQLADRIAVIDHGRKVAEGTPDQLKTTVGNSTLQLLLAEPGEVPAAVEVVRRVLRSDPVLSPEQGRLNVALDQADLAADVLIALRTAGVSISSVSVAKPSLDEVFLALTGHEAGDNETDAKENR
- a CDS encoding magnesium and cobalt transport protein CorA yields the protein MIVDKAVYCNGVRETITGDISDAFNAARARGDCFLWIGLHEPTQEEFDLITSEVKLHPLAVEDAIHAHQRPKLERYDDTLFVVLKTLLYVDETSDIEVGEINLFLGGDFVISVRHGQGNPLAGVRRRIESDPDLLAAGPAGVLYAICDQVVDTYSRISHEVEHDLIALERRVFSGEYADVTEDIYSLKREVLEFRAAQDPLVPVLEEIVKGRVELCTVARDQFRDVLDHLLRVDAQVDEHNELLTSALSAHLALVGREQSAAAMQQNADMRKISSWAALIAVPTMIAGIYGMNFDYMPELHWLLGYPLSLTVMVIAVIIVHRLLRKSGWL
- a CDS encoding acyl-CoA thioester hydrolase/BAAT C-terminal domain-containing protein produces the protein MPLERARADVLLVAGADDQMWPSLAFAEALAKRREVRIVSHPSAGHRPRFPGELPAQPSPSYLYGGSSAADAALGAAAWPHNLAMLSS
- a CDS encoding YciI family protein, giving the protein MKYVLLICDDETVSPSNEELEADPVHQAWVADVNRRGGMLVGARLRPVVDATTVRVRDGETLVSDGPFAETKDFVGGLVILECADLDEAIAIASGHPYARWGGVEIRPVWE